A section of the Candidatus Glassbacteria bacterium genome encodes:
- a CDS encoding NTP transferase domain-containing protein, whose protein sequence is MKCLIIAAGKGSRLQLMGASKPLIPILGIPLIERVVRSAMEAGADEFYVITGYRGDQVRTSLEQLSQRLEIPITTIINEDWEKDNGFSVFKAREYLREPFFLLMADHLFDPAIARKLMALPLVDGEIILGVDSDIRNPLIDMGDVTRVKTEGGKIINIGKSLVSFNGFDSGVFLCTPAIFSALEQCKGKNGDTTLSGAVQALADEDRAKAVDIRSLFWIDVDDPSAFRWAENALLDDLGDKPSDGLVSHYLNRPLSMRITRRLANYRITPNQISMFSFLCSVLAAGLFALGGYPTLLLGAFLAQFASIIDGCDGEVARLKFQNSRYGGWFDAILDRYADAFLLFGLIWHAYASKMDNLILFVGFLAIIGSFMVSYTADKYDSLMRDRISQGKRFRLGRDTRIFAIFLGAIINQVYLTLVVIAVVMNIETIRRVIICRDHE, encoded by the coding sequence ATGAAGTGCCTGATCATCGCTGCGGGAAAAGGCAGTCGGCTACAACTGATGGGTGCCAGCAAACCGCTCATTCCCATCCTGGGTATTCCATTGATCGAACGGGTCGTCCGCTCCGCTATGGAGGCGGGGGCGGATGAATTTTATGTGATAACCGGATACCGGGGAGATCAGGTTCGCACCTCTCTGGAGCAACTATCACAGCGTCTTGAGATCCCCATTACCACCATTATCAATGAGGATTGGGAGAAGGACAACGGCTTTTCGGTCTTCAAGGCACGGGAATACCTGCGGGAACCATTTTTTCTGCTGATGGCGGATCATCTCTTTGATCCGGCTATTGCCCGTAAGTTGATGGCGCTTCCTTTGGTTGATGGCGAAATTATTCTCGGCGTGGATAGTGATATCCGCAATCCTCTCATCGACATGGGGGATGTCACCCGGGTAAAAACCGAAGGTGGGAAAATAATCAACATCGGCAAAAGCCTGGTAAGCTTCAACGGCTTTGACTCAGGTGTTTTCCTGTGCACACCAGCCATTTTTAGTGCGCTGGAGCAGTGCAAAGGGAAAAACGGCGATACTACACTGTCCGGAGCGGTGCAGGCTCTTGCTGACGAGGACCGGGCCAAAGCGGTCGATATCAGAAGTCTTTTCTGGATTGATGTGGATGATCCCTCGGCTTTCAGATGGGCGGAGAACGCACTCTTGGACGATTTAGGAGACAAGCCCAGCGACGGTCTTGTCTCGCATTACTTGAACAGACCTTTGTCAATGAGGATTACCCGCCGGCTGGCGAATTACAGAATCACCCCAAATCAAATATCCATGTTCTCGTTCCTGTGTTCCGTACTGGCCGCCGGCCTGTTTGCACTCGGTGGTTATCCCACCCTGTTGCTGGGCGCCTTTCTGGCCCAGTTTGCCTCGATTATCGACGGCTGCGATGGCGAAGTGGCGCGGCTCAAATTCCAAAACAGCCGCTACGGCGGTTGGTTCGATGCAATCCTGGACCGTTATGCCGATGCCTTCCTGCTTTTCGGGCTCATCTGGCACGCATATGCATCCAAGATGGATAACCTTATCCTGTTTGTCGGATTTCTGGCGATTATCGGTTCCTTCATGGTAAGCTATACGGCGGACAAATACGACAGCCTGATGCGCGACCGGATCAGTCAGGGCAAGAGATTTCGTTTGGGCCGCGATACCCGTATCTTTGCGATATTTCTCGGCGCCATTATCAACCAGGTCTATTTGACGCTGGTAGTAATTGCAGTTGTAATGAATATTGAAACAATTCGCCGCGTCATCATCTGCCGGGATCATGAATAG
- a CDS encoding DUF4202 domain-containing protein: MNSMECAKQKIRAIIAESKVPEDSRHAENTLEWLLRLDPRADPALQIASLAHDLDRAVEDQKVHRADFDDYDSFKAAHARNGAKILRAILDKCGIAKPAADEACRLVTLHEVGGDPRSDLLRDADGISFFEINLPLYYQREGWEETMFRSIWGYRRLSARRKKFVKKITYQDVVLTRLLKEAIQAK, encoded by the coding sequence ATGAATAGCATGGAATGCGCAAAACAAAAGATTAGAGCGATTATTGCGGAGTCCAAGGTACCGGAAGACTCTCGCCATGCCGAAAACACCCTCGAGTGGCTGTTAAGGCTTGATCCCCGGGCCGACCCGGCGCTGCAAATCGCTTCTCTCGCCCATGATCTCGACCGGGCTGTTGAGGATCAAAAGGTCCATCGTGCAGATTTTGACGATTATGATTCCTTCAAGGCCGCTCATGCACGTAACGGAGCGAAGATTCTGCGAGCGATCCTGGATAAGTGTGGTATAGCCAAGCCTGCTGCTGACGAGGCTTGCCGGTTAGTAACACTTCACGAGGTCGGCGGCGATCCCCGTTCCGATCTGCTCAGGGATGCAGATGGTATTTCCTTTTTTGAGATCAATCTGCCTCTGTACTACCAACGTGAAGGCTGGGAGGAAACCATGTTTCGCAGTATCTGGGGCTATCGACGTCTCTCGGCACGGAGAAAAAAGTTCGTGAAAAAAATAACATACCAGGATGTGGTACTAACGCGCCTGCTAAAAGAAGCGATCCAGGCTAAATAG
- a CDS encoding glycosyl transferase, which yields MSDFYQHPIIATLHRLGKPSLEKLEEDLVQNARRRPIALIIPVTLEDSRQAVFDNILAQLAEVPYLKRYVFTVGCTESLQEYASIYHKVKGAIPEATLIWAGSPRIRALIERMEASDLHIGGDGKGRSVWLAYGYIIAMDDCRVMALHDADIVNYDRELLARLVFPVASVRHNYEFSKGYYSRVADRMYGRVTRLFITPLIRAFQDLLGPSNFLTYMDAFRYPLAGEFAVSDSLARSNKIPGDWGLEIGTLAEVYRNCAHKRICQVDIAENYEHKHQELGQEGKPRGLSRMTEDIAKVFFRTLASQGAVFSSSSLHSLIGIYRRQTYIVTEHHEADAAINGLHYDRHSELIAVDTFARSLVSGGEAFFEDPMGPPQIPNWNRVLSADHAFLKDVVKYPELDMKEAANQFV from the coding sequence ATGAGTGATTTTTATCAGCATCCGATAATCGCTACCCTGCACCGCCTCGGCAAACCGTCGCTGGAGAAGCTGGAAGAAGACCTGGTGCAGAATGCGCGCAGAAGACCGATTGCCTTGATCATTCCGGTGACCCTGGAGGACTCCCGTCAGGCGGTTTTCGACAACATCCTCGCCCAACTGGCCGAGGTGCCGTATCTGAAGCGGTATGTTTTCACCGTGGGCTGTACCGAGTCGCTCCAGGAGTACGCTTCGATTTACCACAAGGTCAAGGGCGCAATTCCCGAGGCAACCCTGATCTGGGCAGGCAGTCCCCGCATCAGGGCCCTGATCGAGCGGATGGAGGCCAGCGACCTGCATATCGGCGGCGATGGCAAGGGACGGAGCGTGTGGCTGGCCTACGGCTACATTATCGCCATGGACGATTGCCGGGTGATGGCGCTCCACGACGCGGATATCGTCAACTACGACCGCGAGCTGCTGGCCCGGCTGGTGTTCCCTGTAGCCAGCGTGCGACACAACTACGAGTTCAGCAAGGGATATTACAGCCGCGTGGCGGACAGGATGTACGGCCGGGTTACCCGGCTGTTCATCACCCCGTTGATCCGTGCGTTCCAGGACCTGCTGGGACCCAGTAATTTCCTGACCTACATGGACGCATTCCGCTATCCGCTGGCCGGTGAGTTCGCTGTCAGCGACAGTCTGGCCAGGAGCAACAAGATCCCGGGAGACTGGGGCCTGGAGATCGGCACGCTGGCAGAGGTTTACCGCAACTGCGCCCATAAGCGAATCTGCCAGGTGGATATCGCCGAAAACTACGAGCACAAACATCAGGAACTGGGGCAGGAGGGTAAGCCTCGCGGCCTGAGCAGGATGACCGAGGATATCGCCAAGGTGTTTTTCCGGACGCTGGCGAGCCAGGGCGCCGTGTTCTCCTCCAGTTCACTTCATTCGCTGATAGGCATTTACCGCCGCCAGACCTACATAGTGACCGAGCACCACGAGGCGGATGCGGCGATCAACGGCCTGCACTACGACAGGCACTCCGAGCTGATCGCGGTGGACACGTTCGCCCGCTCGCTGGTCAGCGGCGGCGAAGCGTTTTTCGAGGACCCGATGGGGCCGCCGCAGATTCCCAACTGGAACCGTGTTCTTTCGGCGGACCACGCTTTCCTGAAGGACGTGGTCAAATATCCCGAGCTGGATATGAAAGAAGCGGCGAATCAGTTCGTCTGA
- a CDS encoding sugar phosphorylase, whose product MGCLSQSPPVFFKPSRDSSPTATKSRRGVSMSGSERIRRSLEIIYGDRRADVAGELIGQIIRQYSSLPTGAGGRGARDGYFDQSDVVLITYGDTLLSPGETPLHALRTFLDEHLTGLFSAVHILPFFPYSSDDGFSVCDYHQVNPELGAWDEVESIESNFELMVDLVINHLSAESDWFRRYLADDPALAGLAIEVDPATDLSQVTRPRATPVLSPFTKDNGREVHLWTTFSTDQVDLNFAEPKVLAMMIEVLLFYVSKGARLIRLDAIAYLWKTIGTNCIHQPETHEVVKLMRSILDQVAPQVILITETNVPHGENVAYYGDGGDEAQMVYNFSLPPLLLHSFIKHDTRVMENWARRCLNIRSPDCTFFNFTASHDGIGMRPVEGIISPADIEALVNHARRMGGDVSLKRNPDGSESPYELNVTFVDAMREPDGPEGDAAHARRFLASQEIQLALPGVPAVYLHSLLGSRNWNEGVEQSGQKRRINRQHLDLELLRRELGDPGSFRALVFNQYCHLIRVRRQQPALHPNAELEVFHPDQPFLLAFKRSGGGQELYVLSNVRPDPLEVALADLGIAENLTDILGGQQLENGKLFMEPHRTSWLV is encoded by the coding sequence ATGGGTTGCCTTTCACAGTCCCCCCCGGTATTTTTCAAGCCGTCGAGGGATAGTAGCCCGACGGCAACGAAGTCCAGACGAGGGGTGTCGATGAGCGGCAGCGAGCGAATCAGACGATCGCTGGAAATAATATACGGTGACCGGAGGGCGGACGTTGCCGGTGAGCTGATCGGGCAAATCATCCGGCAGTACTCTTCGCTGCCGACCGGCGCAGGCGGACGCGGCGCGCGGGACGGCTACTTCGACCAGTCCGATGTGGTGCTGATCACCTACGGCGACACGCTCCTTTCACCCGGAGAAACACCCCTGCACGCGCTGCGCACGTTCCTTGACGAGCACCTGACCGGTCTGTTCAGCGCCGTGCACATCCTGCCCTTTTTCCCGTACTCCTCGGACGACGGGTTCTCGGTCTGCGACTACCACCAGGTCAACCCGGAGTTGGGCGCATGGGACGAGGTGGAGAGTATCGAGAGTAATTTCGAGCTGATGGTGGACCTGGTAATCAACCATCTCAGCGCCGAAAGCGACTGGTTCCGGAGATACCTGGCGGATGATCCCGCTTTGGCCGGGCTGGCAATCGAGGTCGACCCCGCGACCGATCTGAGCCAGGTCACCCGGCCCCGCGCAACTCCCGTGCTGAGCCCGTTCACCAAAGACAACGGCCGGGAGGTCCATCTCTGGACTACGTTCAGCACTGACCAGGTGGACCTGAACTTCGCGGAGCCGAAAGTGCTGGCGATGATGATCGAGGTGCTGCTGTTCTACGTCAGCAAAGGCGCCCGGCTGATCCGGCTGGATGCGATAGCTTATCTGTGGAAAACGATCGGCACCAACTGCATCCATCAGCCGGAAACTCACGAGGTGGTCAAGCTGATGCGCTCGATACTGGACCAGGTGGCGCCGCAAGTGATCCTGATCACCGAGACCAACGTACCCCACGGGGAAAATGTCGCTTATTACGGCGACGGCGGCGACGAGGCGCAGATGGTCTACAATTTCAGCCTGCCCCCGCTGCTGCTGCACTCGTTTATCAAGCACGATACTCGCGTAATGGAAAACTGGGCGCGGCGCTGCCTGAATATCAGGAGTCCGGACTGCACTTTTTTCAATTTCACGGCCAGCCACGACGGGATCGGGATGAGGCCGGTGGAGGGCATTATCTCACCCGCGGATATCGAGGCGCTGGTCAACCATGCCCGGCGGATGGGCGGCGACGTATCGCTGAAGCGCAACCCGGACGGCAGTGAAAGCCCCTACGAACTGAATGTAACCTTTGTGGATGCGATGAGGGAGCCGGACGGCCCGGAAGGCGATGCCGCCCATGCGCGACGGTTCCTGGCCAGTCAGGAGATTCAGCTTGCCCTGCCCGGAGTCCCGGCGGTTTATCTCCACAGCTTGCTGGGATCGAGAAACTGGAACGAGGGCGTGGAGCAATCGGGCCAGAAACGGCGGATCAACCGTCAGCACCTCGATCTGGAACTGCTGCGGCGGGAACTCGGTGATCCGGGTTCGTTCCGGGCGCTCGTGTTTAACCAGTACTGTCACCTGATCCGGGTCCGCCGTCAACAGCCGGCTCTGCACCCCAACGCGGAACTGGAGGTGTTCCACCCCGATCAGCCTTTTTTGCTGGCTTTCAAGCGCAGCGGCGGCGGCCAGGAACTGTACGTACTGAGCAATGTCCGCCCCGATCCGCTGGAGGTTGCGCTGGCGGATCTCGGCATAGCGGAGAACCTGACAGATATCCTGGGCGGCCAGCAACTGGAAAACGGCAAACTGTTCATGGAGCCCCACCGCACGAGCTGGCTGGTTTGA
- a CDS encoding sulfatase has protein sequence MPGCGNGEQRSGHNTRPNILFVFTDDHAAQAISAYGSRINRTPNIDRLADEGVLFRNCFCTNSICAPSRAVILTGKHSHLNGVIDNRPESMFDGSQQTFPKLMRQAGYQTAIIGKWHLRSEPTGFDYWEVLRGQGPYYNPLMLKAGGEVQHTGYTTDIITDLSLDWLENGRDKTRPFMLMCQHKAPHRLWAPGPDHLDDFDGEAIPEPPTLFDDYEGRGTAAHTQEMTIAGHMNERDLKLEPPRYLNEEQLKRWNEAYAVENEEFNKAGLEGDNLLRWKYQRYIKDYLRCVQSVDDNLGRMLAYLEQSGLADNTVVIYSSDQGFYLGEHGWFDKRFMYEESLRMPLLVRWPGTAGAGVENTDLVQNLDFAETFLDIAGAAVPQDMQGRSLVPLIKGRTPPDWRKSIYYHYYEWPAVHMVRRHYGVRTERYKLIYFYNLDEWELYDLQRDPSELRSLYGNPFYEEITAELKRELASLRARYAVPEVDPVPIPEQ, from the coding sequence ATGCCCGGCTGCGGAAACGGAGAGCAACGCTCCGGCCATAACACTCGACCCAATATCCTGTTCGTCTTCACCGATGACCATGCCGCCCAGGCGATCAGCGCCTACGGCTCGCGGATCAACCGGACTCCCAATATCGACAGGCTGGCCGACGAGGGCGTGTTGTTCCGCAACTGTTTCTGCACCAACTCCATCTGCGCGCCCAGCCGGGCCGTGATCCTCACCGGCAAGCACAGTCACCTCAACGGTGTGATAGACAACCGGCCGGAGTCGATGTTCGACGGTTCGCAGCAGACGTTTCCCAAGCTGATGCGTCAGGCCGGTTACCAGACCGCGATTATCGGCAAATGGCACCTCAGGAGCGAACCCACCGGTTTCGACTACTGGGAGGTATTGCGCGGGCAGGGACCGTACTACAACCCGCTGATGCTCAAGGCCGGCGGCGAGGTGCAGCATACCGGCTACACGACGGATATCATCACCGACCTGTCGCTGGACTGGCTGGAAAACGGTCGTGACAAGACCAGGCCGTTCATGCTGATGTGCCAGCACAAAGCGCCCCACCGCCTGTGGGCGCCGGGGCCGGACCACCTGGACGATTTCGACGGTGAGGCGATCCCGGAACCCCCTACCCTGTTCGACGACTACGAGGGGCGGGGCACGGCGGCGCACACCCAGGAGATGACTATCGCCGGGCACATGAATGAACGCGATCTGAAACTGGAACCCCCGCGCTACCTGAACGAAGAGCAGTTGAAACGCTGGAACGAGGCCTATGCCGTTGAAAACGAGGAGTTCAACAAAGCCGGCCTGGAGGGCGACAACCTGCTGCGCTGGAAATACCAGCGCTATATCAAGGACTACCTGCGCTGCGTGCAGTCGGTCGATGACAACCTGGGGCGGATGCTGGCTTACCTGGAGCAGTCCGGCCTGGCGGACAACACCGTGGTGATCTACAGTTCGGACCAGGGATTTTACCTGGGAGAACACGGCTGGTTCGACAAGCGGTTCATGTACGAAGAGAGCCTGAGGATGCCCCTGCTGGTGCGCTGGCCCGGCACGGCCGGTGCGGGCGTGGAGAATACCGACCTGGTGCAGAACCTCGATTTCGCCGAGACGTTTCTCGATATCGCCGGGGCCGCTGTACCCCAGGACATGCAGGGCCGCAGCCTTGTGCCGCTGATCAAGGGCCGGACTCCGCCTGACTGGCGCAAATCGATTTACTACCACTACTACGAGTGGCCGGCGGTGCACATGGTGCGGCGCCACTACGGGGTCCGCACGGAGCGCTACAAGCTGATCTACTTCTACAACCTGGACGAGTGGGAACTCTACGACCTCCAGCGCGACCCCTCGGAGCTGCGCAGCCTGTACGGCAACCCGTTTTACGAGGAGATAACGGCTGAACTCAAGCGGGAACTGGCAAGCTTGCGCGCGCGCTATGCCGTGCCCGAGGTTGACCCGGTGCCGATACCGGAACAGTGA